From the genome of Pseudomonadota bacterium, one region includes:
- a CDS encoding TetR/AcrR family transcriptional regulator gives MAKRMTAEDRREQIARAAAALFARYGFSGVTTREIAKAAKVNEALLYRHFPTKEDLYTEIIRHKIAEQGDFIDDAMLSAGDDAAILSYIARTFVEVVGDDHTFIRLLLFSALEDHKLSTIFFDKRVGSVFPHLARYFERRTAEGAFRRMDPRIAVRAFVGMIMHYILTTEIFKMPEGMRVDREEAIMGFTNIFMEGVRAR, from the coding sequence GGATCGCAGGGAGCAGATAGCCAGGGCTGCCGCAGCGCTCTTCGCCAGGTACGGCTTCTCAGGGGTGACCACGCGCGAGATCGCGAAGGCTGCAAAGGTGAACGAGGCTCTGCTCTACCGCCACTTCCCCACCAAGGAGGACCTCTACACCGAGATCATCAGGCACAAGATCGCGGAGCAGGGCGATTTCATAGACGATGCGATGCTCTCCGCGGGCGACGACGCCGCAATACTTTCTTACATCGCGAGGACCTTCGTGGAGGTGGTCGGCGACGACCACACCTTCATCAGGCTCCTGCTCTTCTCCGCGCTCGAGGACCACAAGCTCTCAACGATATTCTTCGACAAGAGGGTGGGGAGCGTCTTTCCGCATTTGGCCAGATACTTTGAACGAAGGACGGCCGAGGGCGCGTTCCGGAGGATGGATCCGAGGATCGCGGTGCGCGCCTTCGTCGGCATGATCATGCACTACATCCTCACTACCGAAATCTTCAAGATGCCTGAGGGGATGCGGGTGGACAGGGAAGAGGCGATAATGGGTTTCACGAACATATTCATGGAAGGGGTGAGGGCGAGATGA